DNA from Sulfodiicoccus acidiphilus:
TAATGTGGTGGACCTCGGGCTGGTGTACGAGTTGGAGGTCAACGAAGAGGGAGACGTGTATCTCAGGATAGGGGCTACGACGCCCTCCTGTCCGGTGACTGAGGACTTGGTCTATACGGTGGAGCTGGTCGTCAGGGAGAGGGTGCCGGCAAGGAGTGTGCAAGTTGACCTCGACTTGGAAACCAGGTGGACGCCGTTCATGATGACCCCAGAGGGTAGGAAGGCGTTTCAGAGGTCCTTCGGATACGATATAGTGGAGAGATGGTCAAGTAGAGCGAGGTGATTAGTCCTTCTGTATTCCCTCCAGGAAGTCCTCTACGACCTTTTTCAGGGCCCTCCTCAGGAGTTCCTGGGCTGACGCTGGAGCCACTCCCAGAGTCCGCGCTAGCTCAGTGAGGGTCGCTTCCCTATCGACGTCGAAGTAGCCTTTCCTGAAAGCTAAGAGGAGTGCCTGAAGTTGTCTAGGAGTTAGATCCTTCCTCCTCGGCTTCGCAGGAACGGACTTCGTGACTCGCGGCCTGAGGCCGAGCCTGTCCAGCTCCCTCAGCACGTCTCTCACGTTTCCCACTGACGGGACGAGAAGCCTGTAGACTATCTCGTTCTGACTCAGGGGCCACGCGTTCAGAGTGAGGACTTCGGCGCTCGAGAGGAACCTGCAGGCTGAACAGCTGGGTGACCTCGCCCAAACCCACTCATCCCCTAACCTCACCACCTTCACTCCCACGGACTTCATAGCACTTCTAGTCTGTGGGTCCAAGTCCTTCACCCTGATGAGGTGGTCACTGACCTCGCCCTTTGGGATGACCCTCTCTATTACAGAGTGTCTCCCCCAAGGAGGTGCATTACTCTGCAGTCCTCCCTCCTGACGTAGAGTTCAACCTGAATGGGTTGTTTCACCCTTAAAAGTAAGGGAGGCTCTTTTTTCAACCTTTCTCACCTGCCTTAAGACTTGCGTCAGGGTGGAGGCGAAGAAGTAAAGTATTCCTAGGCCTTGAAGAGGTGCAGCGGAGAAGACTATGGGGAAACTCAGTCCAAAATCGAAGGCAAACCTGAGAACTAGGCCGAAATTGAGTAGAACCAAAGGGACGTAGGATGGCTTCAACCTAACTCTCGTACCAGTGAGCGAAAGTAGTGCGTCTGCTAGTACAGAGTCCACCCCGAACACAACGTTAAAGAGGAAACCTACCGCCAAGGAGTGAACGAAGACGTCGTAGTTCCGCGACAGGATCCCGCCTAACAGGAGCCAACTCCACGCCATAATGAGGGACAGTCTAGGGTACAACCTCCCCCTAGAGCGAAGCAATCCCGAGCCGTGAAGGGAGAGAGCCCATCCCGCGACGAGGAAGAGGGACGAGACCTGAGGAATTGTATATGTTGTGATTCCAATCAGGACCAGGAGAAAGGAGACCGCAATCTCTC
Protein-coding regions in this window:
- a CDS encoding metal-sulfur cluster assembly factor; its protein translation is MSKTEWKKSILDGLREVYDPEIPINVVDLGLVYELEVNEEGDVYLRIGATTPSCPVTEDLVYTVELVVRERVPARSVQVDLDLETRWTPFMMTPEGRKAFQRSFGYDIVERWSSRAR
- a CDS encoding helix-turn-helix domain-containing protein encodes the protein MKSVGVKVVRLGDEWVWARSPSCSACRFLSSAEVLTLNAWPLSQNEIVYRLLVPSVGNVRDVLRELDRLGLRPRVTKSVPAKPRRKDLTPRQLQALLLAFRKGYFDVDREATLTELARTLGVAPASAQELLRRALKKVVEDFLEGIQKD